One part of the Ziziphus jujuba cultivar Dongzao chromosome 2, ASM3175591v1 genome encodes these proteins:
- the LOC112491759 gene encoding uncharacterized protein LOC112491759, with the protein MDFWQKARSFAEEAAKRSQELTKEAAKRSQELTVGASKFSDIVSETAKRSKEFAAEASKRAEQIRLEALKQADKIKHLADGVAVAPALMEPSVETQEKDLEAFGITEELRDFVRGITISTFQDFPLEDDTQFSDIPTVSNVSQDLTEWQAKHANLVLSTVKEISKLRYELCPRVMRERKFWRIYFILVNNHVAPYEKRYVEDMKLKSAEHEKVDKAEEPMKDGITSEEQVKDANHQSKTATSSSAEQDLDAFLLGDPGDSDDGPDDDDDDDGDLDDEFDKMVDGSDDEKEDL; encoded by the exons ATGGACTTCTGGCAAAAAGCTCGAAGTTTTGCCGAGGAAGCAGCCAAACGCTCACAGGAGCTCACTAAGGAAGCCGCCAAGCGATCCCAGGAACTCACAGTCGGAGCTTCCAAGTTCTCCGACATCGTCTCCGAGACCGCCAAGCGCTCCAAGGAGTTCGCCGCCGAGGCCTCCAAGAGAGCCGAACAGATCAGATTGGAAGCCTTAAAGCAGGCCGACAAGATCAAGCACTTGGCCGATGGGGTTGCCGTTGCCCCAGCTCTCATGGAGCCTTCTGTGGAGACGCAAGAGAAGGATCTGGAAGCCTTTGGAATAACCGAGGAGTTGAGGGATTTCGTCAGAGGCATCACCATCAGCACGTTTCAGGATTTCCCTCTTGAAG ATGATACGCAGTTCTCTGATATTCCTACCGTCTCAAATGTTAGCCAGGATCTTACAGAGTGGCAAGCAAAACATGCTAATCTTGTTCTTTCAACTGTTAAG gaaatatcaaaattaagatATGAGTTGTGCCCACGTGTTATGAGAGAAAGGAAGTTCTGGAGGATATATTTCATTCTGGTGAACAATCATGTGGCTCC CTATGAGAAGAGATATGTAGAGGATATGAAGCTAAAATCAGCAGAACATGAGAAAGTTGACAAAGCTGAGGAACCTATGAAGGATGGAATTACTTCTGAAGAACAAGTCAAGGATGCAAACCACCAAAGTAAAACTGCAACCTCGTCATCTGCTGAGCAAGATTTGGATGCATTTCTCTTGGGAGATCCTGGAGACAGTGATGATGGTCCAG atgatgatgatgatgatgatggggaCCTTGAtgatgaatttgacaaaatgGTGGATGGATCA